In Thunnus maccoyii chromosome 11, fThuMac1.1, whole genome shotgun sequence, one genomic interval encodes:
- the LOC121907236 gene encoding olfactory receptor 6C1-like — MDNVSVVRIFILSGINETMNYRLTIFSLTLLYYCVILFVNISLIMIIILDENLHEPMYILLCNFCINGLYGTTGFYPKFLLDLLWSSQEISYSGCLFQAFIVYSFACSELSILAVMAYDRYLAICRPLHYHSLMTKRRLSQLSCFSWLTPFCIISTSILLTSRLRLCGSNIQKLFCVNWVIVKLACSDTDTVSNSVIAYATIFIYVSHGFFIIWTYMHLIKKCVRSTEDRAKFMQTCVPHLVSLITFLIVIIFDLMYMRFGSRDLPQSLQNFIAIEFLLIPPFMNPLIYGFKLTKIRNRILGLVYVKRKSSMKK; from the coding sequence ATGGATAACGTTTCTGTTGtaagaatttttattttatcagggATAAATGAGACAATGAATTACAGACTCACCATCTTCTCACTCACTTTACTGTATtactgtgttattttgtttgtcaaTATCTCTCTCATCATGATCATTATTTTAGATGAAAATCTGCATGAGCCTATGTACATCTTATTGTGCAATTTTTGCATCAATGGACTTTACGGGACGACAGGTTTCTACCCAAAATTCCTCTTAGATCTCCTGTGGTCTTCTCAAGAAATCTCATACAGTGGATGTCTTTTTCAGGCTTTTATAGTGTACTCATTTGCTTGCAGTGAATTGTCCATTCTAGCAGTTATGGCCTACGACAGATATCTGGCTATATGTCGACCGCTGCACTACCACTCTTTGATGACGAAGAGGAGGCTCTCTCAGCTTTCCTGTTTCTCCTGGCTTACACCTTTTTGCATTATTTCCACCAGTATTCTACTAACGTCTAGATTGAGGTTATGTGGTTCAAACATTCAGAAACTCTTTTGTGTGAACTGGGTAATTGTTAAACTTGCCTGTTCTGACACTGACACTGTATCAAACAGTGTGATTGCATATGCAACAATTTTCATTTATGTGTCTCATGGGTTCTTCATCATTTGGACTTACATGCAccttattaaaaaatgtgtgaGGTCCACAGAAGACAGGGCAAAGTTTATGCAGACCTGTGTTCCCCATTTAGTCTCTTTAATCACATTCCTTATTGTAATAATTTTTGATCTGATGTATATGCGATTTGGCTCCAGAGATTTACCTCAAAGCCTCCAAAACTTCATCGCTATAGAATTTCTCCTTATTCCTCCATTTATGAATCCTCTGATATATGGATTTAAACTGACCAAAATACGAAATAGGATTCTGGGTTTAGTTtatgttaaaagaaaatcatCTATGAAGAAGTAA
- the LOC121906468 gene encoding olfactory receptor 6C1-like: MDNVSVVIIFTLSGINETVNYRVTLFSLTLLYYCIILFVNISLIMIIILNENLHEPMYIFLCNFCISGLYGTTGFYPKFLLDLLSSSQEISYSGCLFQAFIMYSFACSELSILAVMAYDRYLAICRPLHYHSLMTKKRLSQLVCFSWLTPFCIFSINVLLTSKLKFCGSKIEKHFCVNWVIVKLACPDTDTVSNSVIAYATIFIYVSHGFFIIWTYMHLITTCVRSTEDKVKFMQTCMPHLISLITCTVAVVFDLMNMRFGSKDLPQSLQNFIATEFLIIPPVMNPLIYGFKLTKIRNRILGLVYIKGKLPLP, translated from the coding sequence ATGGATAATGTTTCTGTTGTAATAATTTTTACTCTGTCTGGGATAAATGAGACGGTTAATTACAGAGTCACTCTCTTCTCACTCACtttactgtattactgtattattttgtttgtcaaTATCTCTCTCATCATGATCATTATCTTAAATGAAAATCTGCATGAGCCTATGTACATCTTCTTGTGTAATTTTTGCATCAGTGGCCTTTATGGGACGACAGGTTTCTACCCAAAATTCCTCTTAGATCTCTTGTCGTCTTCTCAAGAAATCTCATACAGTGGATGTCTTTTTCAGGCTTTTATAATGTACTCATTTGCTTGCAGTGAATTGTCCATTCTAGCAGTTATGGCCTACGACAGATATCTGGCAATATGTCGACCACTGCACTACCACTCTTTGATGACAAAGAAGAGGCTCTCTCAGCTGGTCTGTTTCTCCTGGCTTACAcctttttgcattttctccaTCAATGTTCTGCTTACTTCAAAACTCAAGTTTTGTGGTTCAAAGATTGAGAAACACTTTTGTGTGAACTGGGTAATTGTTAAACTTGCCTGTCCTGACACTGACACTGTATCAAACAGTGTGATTGCATATGCAACAATTTTCATTTATGTGTCACATGGGTTCTTCATCATTTGGACTTATATGCACCTTATTACGACTTGTGTGCGGTCTACAGAAGACAAGGTAAAGTTTATGCAGACCTGTATGCCCCATTTAATCTCTTTAATCACTTGCACAGTTGCAGTTGTTTTTGATCTGATGAATATGCGATTTGGCTCCAAAGATTTACCTCAAAGCCTCCAAAACTTCATCGCTACAGAATTTCTCATTATTCCTCCAGTTATGAATCCTCTGATATATGGATTTAAACTGACCAAAATCCGAAATAGGATTCTGGGTTTAGTTTACATAAAAGGAAAATTACCTCTTCCATAA
- the LOC121906470 gene encoding olfactory receptor 5F1-like, translating into MDNVSVLTFFILSGLNYTAQHRTILFVLTLLYYSLIWIVNAVLIVTIIVDRKLHEPMYIFLCNLCVNALYGTTGFYPKFLMDLLSTTHVISYTECFLQSFVIYSSAGGDLSILAVMAYDRYVALCKPLMYHSVMTRQRIFMLVALSWLLPLYCMFINTITIFQSKLCGSHIPKLYCANSLISRLACSTSIVNNSIVYFNIAFYCGHFILIIWSYMYLIRTCLKSKEGRSKFMQTCVPHLISLLNFGFAVLFDLMYSRFGSSTLSQSLQNFMAIEFLLIPPVMNPLIYGLNLTKIRKRILGFSRAKRKLSDKVDRSR; encoded by the coding sequence ATGGATAATGTTTCTGTActaacattttttattctttcaggaTTAAATTACACAGCGCAGCACAGAACTATTCTCTTTGTGCTCACTTTACTGTATTACTCACTGATATGGATAGTAAATGCTGTTCTTATTGTGACCATTATTGTGGACAGAAAGCTTCATGAACCAATGTATATCTTCCTGTGTAATCTGTGTGTCAATGCACTTTATGGGACCACAGGCTTTTACCCAAAATTCCTCATGGATCTTCTGTCTACCACTCATGTCATCTCTTATACCGAATGCTTTCTGCAGAGTTTTGTGATATACTCATCAGCTGGAGGTGACTTATCAATTCTAGCTGTTATGGCTTATGATAGATATGTGGCATTATGTAAACCACTAATGTACCACTCTGTCATGACTAGACAAAGAATATTTATGTTAGTGGCTTTATCTTGGCTCTTACCACTTTACTGCATGTTCATTAACACAATAACCATTTTTCAGTCAAAGTTATGTGGCTCACACATACCTAAACTTTACTGTGCAAACTCTCTAATTAGTAGACTAGCCTGCTCTACCTCTATAGTTAATAATAGTATTGTATATTTCAACATTGCTTTTTACTGTGGCCATTTTATCCTTATCATTTGGTCTTATATGTATCTAATCAGGACATGTCTGAAATCCAAAGAGGGCAGGAGTAAGTTTATGCAGACATGTGTGCCACATTTAATCTCTTTATTAAACTTTGGTTTTGCTGTGCTTTTTGATTTAATGTACTCACGATTTGGTTCGAGTACATTATCTCAAAGCCTCCAGAACTTCATGGCGATCGAGTTCCTGCTCATTCCTCCGGTTATGAATCCTCTGATATATGGGTTAAATTTGACCAAAATTCGGAAAAGAATTCTTGGTTTTTCAAGAGCCAAAAGAAAGCTTTCAGACAAGGTCGATCGGTCAAGGTGA
- the LOC121907402 gene encoding olfactory receptor 4Q2-like yields MMDNMSVITVFTLSGLSGTTNYRVTLFALTLLCYCVIWLVNVTITVTIITDKSLHEPMYIFLCNLFINGLYGTAGFYPKFLVDLLSTTHVISYAGCLLQGFVLHSSACADLSFLVLMAYDRYVAICRPLVYHSVMTKQRICVFVFFAWLIPLYLVFMGTITTSTSRLCGSHIPKIYCVNWLIGEVACSASVASTVIPAFNYTFYFGHFVFVVWSYTYLIRTCLTSKENRCKFMQTCLPHLFCLIIFIVCLLFDLLYMRFGSEQLPQSAQNFMAIEFLLIPPILNPLIYGFKLTQIRNRIIQFMCGKHL; encoded by the coding sequence ATGATGGATAATATGTCAGTAATTACTGTGTTTACTCTGTCAGGGTTAAGTGGCACAACAAACTACAGAGTCACTCTCTTTGCTCTCACTttgctgtgttactgtgtgaTTTGGCTGGTAAATGTGACCATTACTGTGACGATCATTACGGATAAAAGCCTTCATGAACCCATGTACATCTTCCTCTGTAATCTATTCATCAATGGACTTTATGGGACAGCAGGCTTTTATCCAAAATTCCTTGTGGATCTTCTGTCTACCACTCATGTCATCTCTTACGCTGGATGTCTTCTGCAGGGTTTTGTTTTACACTCATCTGCTTGTGCTGATTTGTCTTTTCTAGTTCTAATGGCTTATGACAGATATGTGGCTATATGTCGACCTCTGGTCTACCACTCTGTGATGACTAAACAAagaatttgtgtgtttgtgttttttgcttggCTTATACCCCTTTATTTGGTGTTCATGGGTACAataacaacatcaacatcaaggTTATGCGGCTCACACATACCAAAGATTTATTGTGTTAATTGGTTAATTGGTGAAGTAGCTTGTTCTGCCTCTGTAGCAAGTACTGTTATCCCAGcttttaattatactttttattttggccattttgtttttgttgtttggtcaTATACATATCTGATCAGAACATGTCTAACATCCAAAGAGAACAGGTGCAAGTTTATGCAGACATGCCTACCACATTTGTtctgtttaattattttcattgtgtgtttgctttttgaTTTGTTGTACATGCGATTTGGCTCTGAGCAGTTACCACAAAGTGCCCAGAATTTTATGGCAATTGAATTTCTCCTTATTCCTCCAATCCTCAATCCCCTTATATATGGCTTCAAATTGACACAAATAAGAAACAGAATTATACAGTTTATGTGTGGTAAACATCTCTAG
- the LOC121907383 gene encoding olfactory receptor 6C1-like — protein MDNVSVVIIFSLSGINETVNYRVTLFTFTLLYYCVILFVNISLIMIIILDENLHEPMYIFLCSFCINGLYGTTGFYPKFLLDLLSSSQEISYSGCLFQAFIMYSFACSDLSILAVMAYDRYLAICRPLHYHSLMTKRRLSQLVCFSWLTPFCIFSINVLLTSKLKLCGSKIEKLFCVNWIIVKLACPDTDTVSNSVIAYATIFIYVSHGFFIIWTYMHLIKKCVRSTEDRAKFMQTCVPHLVSLNTFLVAIVFDLMFMRFGSRDLPQSFQNFIAIEFLLIPPVMNPLIYGFKLTKIRNRILGLVYIKRKLTRKK, from the coding sequence ATGGATAATGTTTCTGTTGTAAtcattttttctctgtctggGATAAACGAGACAGTTAATTACAGAGTCACTCTCTTCACATTCACTTTACTGTATtactgtgttattttgtttgtcaaTATCTCTCTCATCATGATCATTATTTTAGATGAAAATCTGCATGAGCCTATGTACATCTTCTTGTGCAGTTTTTGCATCAATGGACTTTATGGGACAACAGGTTTCTACCCAAAATTCCTCTTAGATCTCCTGTCATCTTCTCAAGAAATCTCATACAGTGGATGTCTTTTTCAAGCTTTTATAATGTACTCATTTGCTTGCAGTGATTTGTCCATCCTAGCAGTTATGGCCTACGACAGATATCTGGCAATATGTCGACCACTGCACTACCACTCTTTGATGACGAAGAGGAGGCTCTCTCAGCTGGTCTGTTTCTCCTGGCTTACAcctttttgcattttctccaTCAATGTTCTGCTTACTTCAAAACTCAAGTTATGTGGTTCAAAGATTGAGAAACTCTTTTGTGTGAACTGGATAATCGTTAAACTTGCCTGTCCTGACACTGACACTGTATCAAACAGTGTGATTGCATATGCAACAATTTTCATTTATGTGTCACATGGGTTCTTCATCATTTGGACTTATATGCAccttattaaaaaatgtgtgaGGTCCACAGAAGACAGGGCAAAGTTTATGCAGACCTGTGTTCCCCATTTAGTCTCTTTAAACACATTCCTTGTGGCAATTGTTTTTGATCTGATGTTTATGCGATTTGGCTCCAGAGATTTACCTCAAAGTTTCCAAAACTTCATCGCTATAGAATTTCTCCTTATTCCTCCAGTTATGAATCCACTGATATATGGATTTAAACTGACCAAAATACGAAATAGGATTCTGGGTTTAGtttacattaaaagaaaattaactaGGAAGAAGTAA
- the LOC121907403 gene encoding olfactory receptor 4P4-like, with protein sequence MMDNVSVITVFTLSGLSGTTNYRVTLFALTLLCYCVIWLVNVTVIVTIIMDKSLHEPMYIFLCNLFINGLYGTAGFYPKFLVDLLSTTHVISYAGCLLQGFVLHSSACTDLSFLVLMAYDRYVAICRPLVYHSRMTKQRICVFVFFAWLIPHYLVFMSTITTSTSRLCGSHIPKIYCVNWLIGRVACSASIASIIIPAFNYTFYFGHFIVIIWSYMYLIRTCLTSKENRSKFMQTCLPHLFCLIIFIVCLLFDLLYMRFGSEQLPQSAQNFMAIEFLLIPPILNPLIYGFKLTQIRNRIIQFMCGKHL encoded by the coding sequence ATGATGGATAATGTGTCAGTAATTACTGTGTTTACTCTGTCAGGGTTAAGTGGCACAACAAACTACAGAGTCACTCTCTTTGCTCTCACTttgctgtgttactgtgtgaTTTGGCTGGTAAATGTGACCGTTATCGTGACAATCATTATGGATAAAAGCCTTCATGAACCCATGTACATCTTCCTCTGTAATCTATTCATCAACGGACTTTATGGGACAGCAGGCTTTTATCCAAAATTCCTTGTGGATCTTCTGTCTACCACTCATGTCATCTCTTATGCTGGATGTCTTCTGCAGGGTTTTGTTTTACACTCATCTGCTTGTACTGATTTGTCTTTTCTAGTTCTAATGGCTTATGACAGATATGTGGCTATATGTCGACCTCTGGTCTACCACTCTCGGATGACTAAACAAagaatttgtgtgtttgtgttttttgcttggCTTATACCCCATTATTTGGTGTTTATGAGCACAataacaacatcaacatcaaggTTATGCGGCTCACACATACCAAAGATTTACTGTGTTAATTGGTTAATTGGTAGAGTAGCTTGTTCTGCCTCTATAGCAAGTATTATTATCCCAGcttttaattatactttttattttggccattttattgtcatcatttGGTCATATATGTATCTGATCAGAACATGTCTAACATCCAAAGAGAACAGGAGCAAGTTTATGCAGACATGCCTACCACATTTGTtctgtttaattattttcattgtgtgtttgctttttgaTTTGTTGTACATGCGATTTGGCTCTGAGCAGTTACCACAAAGTGCCCAGAATTTTATGGCAATTGAATTTCTCCTTATTCCTCCAATCCTCAATCCCCTTATATATGGCTTCAAATTGACACAAATAAGAAACAGAATTATACAGTTTATGTGTGGTAAACATCTCTAG
- the LOC121906475 gene encoding olfactory receptor 24-like: protein MENDTFMSHFDLTLYVNIGYYRYPAFVLCFLLFAFIVTANLVIILIISRERTLHEPMYIFIACLSFNSLYGSTGFFPRFLMDLLSDSHLISRPACFTQIYVIYTYASNEMTILGIMAYDRYVAVCHPLHYHNKVTPRAAYVLAALAWICPAFTVGTCLYLAIRLPLCGNEILKVYCAIWNIAKLSCVTTSINNITGLFVATITVFLPLTYVLYTYFRILLVCRKSSSECKSKVLQTCLPHTISFVSYSITAFCDIALSRINVEKLNPFFAAILSLKFVMIPPVLNPLVYGLKLPEIRRHIFRMLSWLKTTS, encoded by the coding sequence ATGGAAAATGACACTTTTATGTCTCACTTTGACCTCACCCTGTATGTGAACATAGGCTATTACCGCTATCCAGCCTTTGTACTGTGCTTCCTACTGTTTGCCTTTATTGTTACTGCTAATCTTGttataatactgataatatcACGGGAGAGAACTCTGCATGAGCCcatgtatatatttattgcTTGTTTGTCTTTCAACTCTCTGTATGGTTCAACTGGTTTCTTCCCCAGATTCCTCATGGATCTTCTGTCTGACTCTCATTTGATCTCACGTCCTGCTTGTTTCACTCAGATCTATGTTATTTACACATATGCTTCCAATGAAATGACCATCCTGGGCATTATGGCATACGATAGGTATGTTGCTGTATGTCATCCTTTACACTATCACAACAAGGTGACCCCTAGAGCAGCCTATGTCTTGGCAGCCTTAGCTTGGATCTGCCCAGCCTTTACTGTTGGAACATGTCTGTATTTGGCCATCAGGCTTCCTTTGTGCGGCAACGAGATCCTGAAAGTGTACTGTGCCATATGGAATATTGCTAAGCTGTCATGTGTTACCACTTCCATCAACAACATTACTGGATTGTTTGTCGCCACAATTACAGTCTTTCTGCCGCTGACCTATGTGTTGTATACTTACTTTCGAATTTTGCTTGTGTGCAGGAAAAGCTCATCCGAATGCAAGAGCAAAGTGCTCCAAACCTGCTTGCCACACACTATTTCATTTGTTAGTTATTCTATCACTGCATTTTGTGATATCGCCCTAAGTCGTATTAATGTTGAAAAGCTAAACCCTTTTTTTGCTGCGATTTTATCATTGAAGTTTGTCATGATTCCTCCAGTTCTGAACCCTCTTGTTTATGGCCTGAAGTTACCAGAAATTAGGAGACACATTTTCAGGATGCTGTCGTGGTTAAAAACCACCTCTTGA
- the LOC121907482 gene encoding olfactory receptor 10J4-like yields MDNNTVSFYFNLTLFVNIGHYRYPAFVFCLLLYSFIVSANLVIMLVISRERTLHEPMYMFIACLSVNALYGSTGFFPRFLMDLLSDSHLISRPACYTQIYVIYTYASNEITILAIMAYDRYVAVCHPLHYHRKMTCRSVFKLAAMAWIYSAFVVTVCNSMSMRLPLCGNEIQKVFCANWKIVKLSCVATVVNNIVGMLITVATVFLPLFYILYTYLRIIIVCWKSSAEFKRKVLQSCLPHVISFVIYSIAIFCDIALSRYDPEEINTFMAVFLSLEFVVIPPVSNPLVYGLKLPEIRRHILRML; encoded by the coding sequence ATGGACAACAATACTGTTTCCTTTTACTTTAATCTCACATTGTTTGTGAACATTGGACACTACCGCTATCCAGCCTTTGTCTTTTGCCTCCTGCTCTACAGTTTTATTGTCTCTGCTAATCTCGTCATAATGCTGGTGATATCTCGAGAAAGAACTCTACATGAGCCCATGTATATGTTTATTGCTTGTTTATCTGTCAACGCTCTGTATGGTTCTACTGGCTTCTTCCCCAGATTCCTCATGGATCTTCTGTCTGACTCTCATTTGATCTCACGTCCTGCTTGTTACACTCAGATATATGTTATTTACACATATGCTTCCAATGAAATTACCATCCTGGCCATTATGGCATACGATAGGTATGTTGCTGTATGTCATCCTTTACACTACCACAGAAAAATGACCTGTAGATCTGTTTTCAAGTTGGCAGCAATGGCTTGGATTTATTCGGCCTTTGTTGTTACAGTATGTAACTCCATGTCCATGAGGCTTCCTTTATGTGGCAACGAGatacaaaaagtgttttgtgcCAACTGGAAAATTGTAAAATTATCATGTGTTGCCACAGTTGTCAACAATATTGTAGGTATGCTTATTACTGTAGCCACAGTTTTCCTTCCCCTTTTTTACATCCTGTACACCTATCTGCGAATAATAATCGTTTGCTGGAAAAGCTCAGCAGAATTCAAAAGGAAAGTATTACAGAGCTGTCTGCCACATGTTATTTCTTTTGTGATTTATTCCATCGCAATATTTTGTGATATCGCCCTGAGCCGGTATGATCCTGAGgagataaacacatttatggctgtttttctgtcactaGAGTTTGTTGTAATTCCTCCAGTTTCGAATCCTCTTGTGTATGGCCTGAAGTTACCAGAAATTAGGAGACACATTTTAAGAATGTTATAG
- the LOC121907488 gene encoding olfactory receptor 10J4-like yields MDNNTVSFYFNLTMFVNIGHYCYPAFVFCLLLYSFIVSANLVIMLVISRERTLHEPMYMFIACLSVNALYGSTGFFPRFLMDLLSDSHLISRPACYIQIYVIYTYASNEIIILGIMAYDRYVAVCHPLHYHRKMTSKTVFKLAAMAWIYSAFVVIVFNSMSVRLPLCGNKIQKVFCANWNIVKLSCVATVVNNIVGMLLTIATVFLPLFYILYTYLRIIIVCWKSSAEFKGKVLESCLPHVISFVIYSITGFCDIALSRYDPEEINTFMAVFLSLEFVVIPPVSNPLVYGLKLPEIRRHILRML; encoded by the coding sequence ATGGACAACAATACTGTTTCCTTTTACTTCAACCTCACCATGTTTGTGAACATCGGACACTACTGCTATCCAGCCTTTGTCTTTTGCCTCCTGCTCTACAGTTTTATTGTCTCTGCTAATCTCGTCATAATGCTGGTGATATCTCGAGAAAGAACTCTGCATGAGCCCATGTATATGTTTATTGCTTGTTTATCTGTCAACGCTCTGTATGGTTCTACTGGCTTCTTCCCCAGATTCCTCATGGATCTTCTGTCTGACTCTCATTTGATCTCACGTCCTGCTTGTTACATTCAGATATATGTTATTTACACATATGCTTCCAATGAAATTATAATCCTGGGCATTATGGCATACGATAGGTATGTTGCTGTATGTCATCCTTTACACTACCACAGAAAAATGACCTCTAAAACTGTTTTCAAGTTGGCAGCGATGGCTTGGATTTATTCAGCCTTTGTTGTTATAGTATTTAATTCTATGTCCGTCAGGCTTCCTTTATGTGGTAACAAGatacaaaaagtgttttgtgcCAACTGGAATATCGTAAAATTATCATGTGTTGCCACAGTTGTCAACAATATTGTAGGTATGCTTTTAACTATAGCCACAGTTTTCCTTCCCCTTTTTTACATCCTGTACACCTATCTGCGAATAATAATCGTTTGCTGGAAAAGCTCAGCAGAATTCAAAGGGAAAGTATTAGAGAGCTGTCTGCCACACGTTATTTCTTTTGTGATATATTCCATCACAGGATTTTGTGATATCGCCCTGAGCCGGTATGATCCTGAagagataaacacatttatggctgtttttctgtcactaGAGTTTGTTGTCATTCCTCCAGTTTCGAATCCTCTTGTGTATGGCCTGAAGTTACCAGAAATTAGGAGACACATTTTAAGAATGTTATAG